A genome region from Arthrobacter agilis includes the following:
- the allB gene encoding allantoinase AllB: protein MTDNVPATPEEKIFDLVIRGRRIMTTAGVRAREVGVLNGSITAIVPLGTNLSGGVELDLADDETLLPGLVDSHVHVNEPGRTEWEGFASATKAAAAGGVTTIIDMPLNSVPPTVTVDALRQKRAVAADQVFVDVGFWGGAIPGNIADLRGLHDEGVFGFKCFLLHSGVDEFPHLEADEMEADMAELSSFDSIMIVHAEDSRSIDRAPTAEGDQYSRFLASRPRGAENVAIAEVIERARWTGSRAHILHLSSSDALPMIATAKRDGVRLTVETCPHYLTLLSEEIPNGATAFKCCPPIREASNRELLWQGLIDGTIDCIVSDHSPSTLDLKDLENGDFGVAWGGVSSLQLGLSLIWTEARQRGIPLEKVVEWMSKRPAELARLTRKGQLALGYDADFAVFAADDSFIVDVEKLHHKNPISPYDRKPLTGVVRRTYLRGEPVSVEHPRGQLIRRGAS, encoded by the coding sequence GTGACGGACAACGTACCGGCAACCCCGGAGGAAAAGATTTTCGACCTGGTGATCAGGGGCCGGCGGATCATGACGACCGCCGGTGTCAGGGCGCGCGAGGTCGGTGTGCTGAACGGGTCGATCACCGCCATCGTGCCCCTGGGTACGAACCTCAGCGGCGGGGTCGAACTGGATCTGGCTGACGATGAAACCCTCCTTCCCGGGCTCGTGGACAGTCATGTACACGTCAATGAGCCGGGCCGGACGGAGTGGGAAGGGTTCGCCTCCGCGACCAAGGCGGCAGCCGCAGGCGGTGTGACGACCATTATCGACATGCCGCTGAACAGCGTCCCACCGACGGTCACCGTCGATGCGCTGCGCCAGAAACGAGCTGTTGCCGCTGATCAGGTCTTCGTGGATGTCGGGTTCTGGGGCGGTGCGATCCCTGGGAACATCGCCGATCTCCGCGGTCTCCACGATGAAGGAGTCTTTGGCTTCAAGTGCTTCCTGCTGCACTCGGGCGTGGATGAATTTCCGCACCTGGAAGCCGACGAGATGGAAGCCGACATGGCGGAGCTGTCGAGTTTCGACTCCATCATGATCGTCCATGCCGAAGATTCCCGATCGATCGACCGGGCACCGACCGCTGAAGGCGACCAGTACTCCCGCTTCCTCGCCTCACGCCCCCGCGGTGCTGAGAATGTCGCGATCGCCGAGGTCATCGAACGGGCCCGATGGACAGGATCCCGAGCGCACATCCTTCACCTGTCCTCCTCGGATGCCTTGCCCATGATCGCAACAGCCAAGCGGGACGGTGTCCGCCTGACGGTGGAAACCTGTCCGCACTACCTGACCCTGCTGTCCGAGGAAATCCCCAACGGAGCCACCGCCTTCAAGTGCTGCCCGCCCATCCGCGAAGCCTCGAACCGGGAACTACTGTGGCAGGGCCTGATCGACGGGACGATCGACTGCATCGTCTCGGATCACTCACCCAGCACCTTGGATCTGAAGGACCTCGAGAACGGTGACTTCGGCGTCGCCTGGGGCGGCGTGTCATCGCTCCAGCTCGGGCTCTCCCTCATCTGGACCGAGGCACGGCAGCGAGGCATACCCCTCGAGAAAGTGGTCGAATGGATGTCCAAGCGTCCAGCCGAGCTCGCTCGGCTGACCAGGAAGGGGCAGCTCGCACTCGGCTACGACGCGGACTTCGCTGTGTTCGCCGCCGACGACAGCTTCATCGTCGATGTCGAGAAGCTGCACCACAAGAACCCCATCAGCCCCTACGACCGCAAGCCGCTGACAGGGGTCGTCCGTCGGACCTATCTCCGCGGTGAACCCGTCAGCGTAGAGCACCCGCGTGGCCAGCTCATCCGCAGGGGCGCCAGCTGA
- a CDS encoding glycerate kinase, translated as MRIVVAPDKFKGSLSAAAVAGRLAAGLRKQLPDLEIVEVPVADGGEGTLEAAFAAGYEEVGHTVTGPTGHAVSASVGIRGRQAVIEMAAASGLALLPEGRLMALTASSKGTGELIRHALDAGCTEIVVGVGGSACTDGGAGLLVGLGARLLDVNGNDLPPGGAALQHLYRVDLSGLDTRLRNTDIILASDVDNGLLGPFGAAAVFAPQKGATAHDVVQLESGLARLVHVLALELGPRAISLSEAAGAGAAGGTGYAALAVLDAVRKPGIDVVLGFTQLAEQLAGASLVVTGEGSLDEQTLMGKTPLGVARLAASLRLPVVAVCGRTPLTREALRAAGFDRVYALADLEPDTNRCMTEAGPLVERLGEIVADDVAKQIQAELLSENT; from the coding sequence ATGCGCATCGTCGTCGCGCCCGACAAGTTCAAGGGCTCCCTGTCTGCCGCTGCTGTGGCCGGCAGGCTCGCCGCCGGCCTCCGGAAGCAGCTACCGGATCTCGAGATCGTGGAAGTTCCGGTGGCGGACGGCGGCGAGGGGACCCTCGAAGCGGCCTTCGCAGCAGGGTATGAAGAGGTCGGTCATACCGTGACCGGCCCGACAGGCCACGCCGTGTCGGCGTCTGTCGGTATCCGGGGGCGGCAAGCCGTCATCGAGATGGCTGCCGCCTCGGGGTTGGCCCTCCTGCCGGAGGGCCGGCTGATGGCACTGACGGCCTCGAGCAAAGGGACCGGCGAACTCATCCGCCATGCGCTGGATGCCGGTTGCACGGAAATTGTCGTCGGCGTCGGCGGCAGCGCCTGCACCGACGGGGGAGCGGGCCTTCTCGTCGGCCTCGGCGCCCGGCTGCTGGACGTGAACGGCAATGATTTGCCCCCTGGGGGTGCAGCGCTGCAGCACCTGTACCGAGTCGACCTGTCCGGTCTCGATACCCGGCTCCGGAACACCGACATCATCCTCGCCAGTGATGTCGACAACGGTTTGCTGGGACCCTTCGGAGCCGCCGCGGTATTTGCTCCGCAGAAGGGCGCCACGGCCCACGACGTCGTCCAACTCGAATCCGGTCTGGCGCGGCTGGTCCACGTCCTCGCCCTCGAACTGGGGCCGCGGGCCATCTCGCTCTCGGAAGCGGCAGGGGCAGGTGCTGCCGGCGGAACCGGTTATGCCGCGCTCGCGGTCCTGGATGCAGTCAGGAAGCCGGGCATCGACGTTGTTCTAGGCTTCACACAGCTAGCGGAACAGCTCGCCGGGGCCTCGCTCGTGGTGACGGGGGAGGGGAGCCTGGATGAGCAGACGCTCATGGGGAAGACACCCCTGGGTGTGGCGCGCCTGGCCGCTTCCCTCCGCCTTCCCGTCGTGGCTGTATGCGGGCGCACCCCCCTGACGCGAGAAGCATTGCGTGCCGCAGGATTCGACAGGGTCTATGCCCTCGCCGACCTCGAACCCGACACGAACCGGTGCATGACAGAGGCCGGCCCGCTGGTGGAGCGGCTGGGAGAAATCGTCGCCGACGACGTCGCGAAGCAGATACAGGCTGAACTATTGAGTGAAAACACGTGA